The stretch of DNA CGCATGCGGATCAGGTCGATGACCTCGGTCGGGCCGAACACGCTCTCGTCGGCCATGATCGGCGTGTGGACGCGCTCGGTGACGTACTTCATGCCGTCCAGGTCCTTGGCCTTGACCGGCTGCTCGACCAGCTCCAGGCGCACGCCGGCGTCCTCGAGCATGCTGATCGCGTACACCGCCTGCTTGGCGCTCCAGCCCTGGTTGGCGTCAAGGCGCAGCAGGGCGCGGCCCTCGACCGCGGCATAGATCGCCTTGACCCGCTCGATGTCGACGCCGATGTCCTTGCCGACCTTGATCTTCAGCGACTCGAAGCCGCGGTCCACCGCGCTGATCGAGTCGGCCACCATCTTGTCGATGTAGTCGACGCTGATGGTGATGTCGGTGGTGATCACCGGGTCGCCGCCGCCAAGCATCTTGTAAAGCGGCACGCCGTAGAGCTGGCCAAACAGGTCGTAGACCGCGATCTCGACAGCGGCCTTGGCGCTGGTGTTCTTCTCCAGCGCCGACTGGATCAGCGCGGTGATGTGGTTGAGGTTGGCGATTTCCTGGCCGATCACGCGCGGGGCGATGAACTTGCGGATCGCCTCGATGATCGAGCCATGGGTGTCGCCGGTGATGACTGCGGTCGCCGGTGCCTCGCCGTAGCCGACCTGGCCGGTGTCGGTGTGCACCGAGACGACGATGTCCTCCACCGCCTCGACCGTGCGCAGGGCGGTCTTGAAGGGCGTTTTCAACGGGACGCGGAGCATGCCGAAGCGGATATCGGTGATTTTCATTGGTTCACGGATGCTGGATTGGGGAGGGGAGGCGCGTGCTTTCGCATCGTGCTTCCATCATGGACGGATGCG from Lysobacter arenosi encodes:
- a CDS encoding dipeptide epimerase, producing the protein MKITDIRFGMLRVPLKTPFKTALRTVEAVEDIVVSVHTDTGQVGYGEAPATAVITGDTHGSIIEAIRKFIAPRVIGQEIANLNHITALIQSALEKNTSAKAAVEIAVYDLFGQLYGVPLYKMLGGGDPVITTDITISVDYIDKMVADSISAVDRGFESLKIKVGKDIGVDIERVKAIYAAVEGRALLRLDANQGWSAKQAVYAISMLEDAGVRLELVEQPVKAKDLDGMKYVTERVHTPIMADESVFGPTEVIDLIRMRAADIINIKLMKTGGLSNAIRIADIAELYGVECMIGCMLESSISVAAAVHLAVAKSSAITKVDLDGPSLCAFNPVDGGVNFNESEISVTDAPGLGIREIRGLVPIEA